From the genome of Amycolatopsis sp. NBC_01488, one region includes:
- a CDS encoding GNAT family N-acetyltransferase, translating to MRAILSDPRASFAAVFTDIETDRLLLRPLHEADRQAMVDIHTDPRTNRFHPDPPDVPRASEMFSAWLAHWAEHGFGYPAVLERGGTEVIGVCGVRLREFHGEKVLNLGYRFRPSAWGKGYAVEAGLAVLDWCARDLPSLPVLASVSVDNKPSLRVAERLGFTDYTEERYDGASSRHYRR from the coding sequence ATGCGGGCCATTTTGTCGGACCCCCGCGCTAGCTTCGCCGCTGTGTTCACCGACATCGAAACCGACCGGCTGCTGCTGCGTCCGCTCCACGAGGCGGACCGGCAGGCGATGGTCGACATCCACACCGACCCGCGCACCAACCGCTTCCACCCCGACCCGCCGGACGTCCCGCGCGCGTCGGAGATGTTCTCGGCCTGGCTCGCGCACTGGGCCGAGCACGGCTTCGGCTACCCCGCGGTGCTCGAACGCGGGGGCACCGAGGTGATCGGCGTGTGCGGGGTGCGGCTGCGGGAGTTCCACGGCGAGAAGGTGCTGAACCTCGGCTACCGGTTCCGGCCGTCGGCGTGGGGCAAGGGGTACGCGGTGGAGGCCGGGCTGGCGGTCCTCGACTGGTGTGCCCGCGACCTGCCGTCGCTCCCGGTGCTGGCGAGCGTGAGCGTCGACAACAAGCCGTCGCTGCGAGTGGCGGAGCGGCTCGGCTTCACCGACTACACGGAGGAGAGGTACGACGGCGCTTCGTCGCGGCACTACCGGCGCTGA
- a CDS encoding OsmC family protein produces MGLEVQRDGKHSFVGRNDRGAEVRLGRTGAEGAFSPAELLQIATAGCSAVTAEELITRRVGEDATFRVTVGADRREGASELDAVHVAFDVDVSTLAADQREALAGAVDRAIERLCTVSRTLKKGIPVTEEFPV; encoded by the coding sequence ATGGGACTCGAAGTACAGCGCGACGGCAAGCACTCCTTCGTCGGCCGCAACGACCGTGGCGCGGAGGTCCGGCTGGGCCGCACCGGCGCGGAAGGGGCGTTCTCGCCCGCGGAGCTGCTGCAGATCGCGACCGCGGGCTGCAGCGCGGTGACCGCCGAGGAGCTGATCACGCGGCGGGTGGGCGAAGACGCGACGTTCCGCGTGACCGTCGGCGCCGATCGGCGTGAAGGTGCCTCGGAGCTGGACGCCGTGCACGTCGCTTTCGATGTCGACGTGTCGACTTTGGCGGCGGATCAGCGGGAAGCGCTGGCCGGTGCCGTGGACCGTGCGATCGAGCGGCTCTGCACCGTGAGCCGGACGCTCAAGAAGGGAATCCCGGTGACGGAAGAGTTCCCGGTCTAG
- the serB gene encoding phosphoserine phosphatase SerB — translation MTQTPVLITTTGPDKPGVSSVLFAVLTRHDVDVLDVEQVVIRGQLVLGVLAGVYRDPEGLQESVEQAMASVGMTVDVKIGSAIGEDPFALGRRDSTHVLVVLGRPVTARGFSEVARRLASLGANIDAIRSVADYPVTGLELYVSVDQDTPEADAALRLELADAAVEASVDIAVERAGITRRAKRLVVFDVDSTLIQGEVIEMLGAHAGVEPEIREITEAAMRGELNFSESLERRVALLEGLSATAIDEVAASIELTPGARTTIRTLKRMGFKTGVVSGGFTQVIGGLVEELGLDFAAANELEIVDGKLTGKVVGEVVDRAGKAKVLRRFADEYDVPLEQCVAVGDGANDIDMLSAAGMGVAFNAKPALREVADTALSHPYLDAVLFVLGLTRGEVEAADAADGLELMRP, via the coding sequence GTGACCCAGACCCCCGTCCTGATCACGACGACCGGCCCCGACAAGCCGGGTGTCTCGTCCGTGCTGTTCGCGGTGCTGACCCGCCACGACGTCGACGTGCTCGACGTCGAGCAGGTCGTCATCCGCGGGCAGCTCGTGCTCGGCGTGCTCGCCGGCGTGTATCGCGACCCGGAGGGCCTGCAGGAGTCCGTCGAGCAGGCGATGGCGTCCGTCGGCATGACGGTCGACGTCAAGATCGGCTCGGCCATCGGCGAGGACCCGTTCGCGCTCGGCCGCCGCGACTCCACCCACGTGCTGGTCGTGCTGGGCCGCCCGGTGACCGCGCGGGGCTTCTCGGAGGTCGCGCGCCGGCTCGCGTCGCTCGGCGCCAACATCGACGCGATCCGCAGCGTCGCCGACTACCCGGTGACCGGCCTGGAGCTGTACGTCTCGGTCGACCAGGACACCCCCGAGGCCGACGCCGCCCTGCGGCTGGAGCTCGCCGACGCGGCGGTCGAGGCGAGCGTTGACATCGCGGTGGAGCGGGCCGGGATCACGCGCCGGGCGAAGCGGCTGGTCGTCTTCGACGTCGACTCGACGCTCATCCAGGGCGAGGTCATCGAGATGCTGGGTGCGCACGCCGGGGTGGAGCCGGAGATCCGCGAGATCACCGAGGCGGCCATGCGTGGCGAGCTCAACTTCAGCGAGTCGCTGGAACGGCGGGTCGCGTTGCTGGAGGGCCTGTCCGCCACCGCGATCGACGAGGTCGCGGCGTCGATCGAGCTGACGCCGGGCGCCCGCACGACGATCCGCACGCTCAAGCGGATGGGGTTCAAGACCGGCGTCGTGTCCGGCGGGTTCACGCAGGTCATCGGCGGGCTGGTGGAAGAGCTGGGCCTGGACTTCGCGGCGGCGAACGAGCTCGAGATCGTGGACGGCAAGCTGACCGGCAAGGTCGTCGGCGAGGTGGTCGACCGGGCGGGCAAGGCGAAGGTGCTTCGCCGCTTCGCCGACGAGTACGACGTCCCGCTGGAGCAGTGCGTCGCGGTCGGGGACGGCGCCAACGACATCGACATGCTGTCGGCGGCCGGCATGGGCGTCGCGTTCAACGCCAAGCCCGCGCTGCGTGAAGTGGCCGACACCGCGCTCTCGCACCCGTACCTCGACGCCGTGCTGTTCGTGCTCGGCCTGACCCGCGGTGAGGTCGAGGCGGCCGATGCCGCCGACGGGCTCGAGCTGATGCGTCCGTGA
- a CDS encoding phosphotransferase has product MPDDYTRAAVRAALTVTSRLGLREHEPAVLHERSNVLVKLGPLVARVPGTIRLARPGPAWQERDVAVSRYLTERGVLVVSPATDPPAGPHFADGLPVTLWHHTPHDPDHRYAPDVVARSLAEVHAALREYPGELPRRGPLDDLERIFGRHDLEPRLREEAARLAPALPEVAVQALHGDAHPGNLIDTPAGPCWLDFEDTWRGSLAWDLAILGRQGGPEYLAAYPGEVDEDALRVCTRLRELYSVVWRFVIAIRFPHRLPEARSALAAYFS; this is encoded by the coding sequence GTGCCCGACGATTACACGCGCGCCGCGGTGCGCGCGGCACTCACCGTGACCTCCCGGCTGGGCCTGCGCGAGCACGAGCCGGCGGTGCTCCACGAACGCTCGAACGTGCTGGTGAAGCTGGGTCCGCTGGTGGCGCGGGTGCCGGGGACGATCCGCCTGGCGCGGCCCGGGCCCGCCTGGCAGGAGCGGGACGTGGCCGTCTCCCGGTACCTCACCGAACGTGGTGTGCTCGTCGTCTCACCGGCCACGGATCCCCCGGCCGGACCCCATTTCGCCGACGGCCTGCCGGTCACGCTCTGGCACCACACCCCGCACGATCCGGACCACCGGTACGCACCGGACGTCGTCGCGCGCTCCCTCGCCGAGGTGCACGCGGCGCTGCGCGAATACCCGGGCGAACTGCCCCGGCGCGGCCCGCTCGACGACCTGGAACGCATCTTCGGCCGGCACGACCTCGAGCCCCGGTTGCGCGAGGAGGCCGCCCGCCTCGCGCCGGCGCTGCCGGAGGTCGCCGTGCAGGCGCTGCACGGCGACGCGCACCCCGGCAACCTGATCGACACTCCCGCGGGCCCCTGTTGGCTGGACTTCGAGGACACCTGGCGCGGCTCGCTGGCCTGGGACCTCGCGATCCTCGGCCGGCAGGGCGGCCCGGAGTACCTCGCCGCGTACCCGGGCGAAGTGGACGAAGACGCCCTTCGCGTCTGTACGCGGCTGCGAGAGCTGTATTCGGTCGTGTGGCGGTTCGTCATCGCGATCCGGTTCCCGCACCGCCTCCCCGAGGCCCGTTCCGCGCTCGCCGCCTACTTCTCGTGA
- a CDS encoding alpha/beta fold hydrolase has product MTELPLVLLHAFPLDARMWNAVREPLASRLRVITVDQRGLGRSPLPESDRDPSLEDAARDVVALLDRLELDRVVLGGCSMGGYLAMAVLRLAPERVGGLVLIDTKATPDTPEAAQTRLEVAKRVEDEGITGWLVEANLPNLLAESTRKQRPDVVATVREIIESQPPAGISWTALALRTRPDSLDLLRDSHVPALVVVGEEDPITPVAAASEMVEALDGATLVVLPRAGHLTPLEDPAGVVEAILSWYPATHEQPHEK; this is encoded by the coding sequence ATGACCGAACTGCCGCTGGTCCTCCTCCACGCCTTTCCCCTGGACGCCCGCATGTGGAACGCGGTGCGCGAGCCCCTCGCTTCACGCCTTCGGGTGATCACTGTCGACCAGCGCGGGCTCGGCCGCTCGCCGCTGCCGGAGTCCGATCGCGACCCGAGCCTCGAGGACGCCGCGCGCGACGTCGTAGCCCTGCTGGACCGGCTGGAACTGGACCGCGTCGTGCTCGGCGGCTGCTCGATGGGCGGTTACCTCGCGATGGCCGTGCTGCGGCTGGCGCCGGAGCGGGTCGGCGGCCTCGTGCTCATCGACACGAAGGCGACGCCGGACACGCCCGAGGCCGCGCAGACGCGGCTCGAAGTCGCCAAGCGCGTCGAAGACGAGGGCATCACGGGTTGGCTCGTCGAGGCCAACCTGCCGAACCTGCTGGCCGAATCGACGCGGAAGCAGCGTCCGGACGTCGTCGCGACCGTCCGGGAGATCATCGAATCGCAGCCGCCGGCCGGGATCTCGTGGACTGCGCTCGCGCTGCGCACGCGCCCGGACTCACTCGACCTGCTGCGCGACTCGCACGTCCCCGCGCTGGTCGTCGTCGGCGAGGAGGACCCGATCACGCCGGTGGCGGCGGCGAGCGAGATGGTCGAAGCGCTGGACGGCGCGACGCTCGTCGTGCTCCCGCGTGCCGGGCACCTGACCCCGCTGGAGGACCCGGCGGGCGTGGTCGAGGCGATCCTGTCCTGGTACCCCGCGACGCACGAGCAGCCTCACGAGAAGTAG
- a CDS encoding biotin transporter BioY codes for MSSLSFAGKRPVLADLVPGSLVRDIALVAGGAVLTGAAAQLTIPVPGSPVPMTGQTFAALLVGASLGMSRGAASMLVYLLVGAVGVPWFQHGTAGLSGASAGYIVGFVFAGALVGALAGRGGDRTPVRTAGTMVLGNLVIYAFGVPWLMASTGFDLSTAFAKGVTPFLVGDAVKIVVAAGLLPLTWKLVSGRRSED; via the coding sequence GTGTCTTCGCTGTCCTTCGCCGGCAAGCGGCCCGTGCTGGCCGACCTCGTACCCGGTTCCCTCGTCCGGGACATCGCGCTGGTCGCCGGCGGTGCCGTGCTCACCGGCGCCGCCGCGCAGCTGACGATCCCGGTGCCGGGCAGCCCGGTGCCGATGACCGGCCAGACGTTCGCCGCGCTGCTCGTCGGCGCTTCGCTCGGCATGTCGCGCGGTGCCGCGTCGATGCTGGTGTACCTGCTGGTCGGCGCGGTCGGCGTGCCGTGGTTCCAGCACGGCACCGCGGGCCTGTCCGGCGCGAGCGCGGGCTACATCGTCGGCTTCGTGTTCGCCGGCGCGCTCGTCGGCGCCCTCGCCGGCCGCGGCGGCGACCGCACACCGGTGCGCACCGCGGGCACCATGGTGCTCGGCAACCTGGTGATCTACGCGTTCGGCGTGCCGTGGCTGATGGCCTCGACCGGCTTCGACCTGTCGACGGCGTTCGCCAAGGGCGTGACGCCGTTCCTGGTCGGCGACGCGGTCAAGATCGTCGTGGCCGCCGGGCTGCTGCCGCTGACCTGGAAACTGGTCTCGGGCCGCCGTTCCGAAGACTGA
- a CDS encoding peptidyl-tRNA hydrolase — protein sequence MSSVLDPLGARYAYWLGLPAEDTSDTSDELPEEVRAMPVILRIERAEPPRRTPLLEAAAAAALAVCLDERAEPGGEWAEPVHAWLDNRIRKVARRARGAHWAAVQDLPGITVEIDGAEARALVPGLVAEAPKEVSRLQISGSELPPDEPGPIPDGVPLLLLNPHAPMTVGKAAAQVGHATMILAALLDDAALSRWAAQGYRSAVRTASVARWKELHPGDDPEGAWRRDRVVAVRDAGFTEVDPGTITVLAQWEPEQALS from the coding sequence GTGAGCAGCGTTCTCGACCCCCTGGGCGCCCGCTACGCCTACTGGCTGGGGCTCCCGGCCGAAGACACGTCGGACACCTCCGACGAGCTCCCGGAGGAAGTCCGGGCGATGCCGGTGATCCTGCGCATCGAACGGGCCGAGCCGCCCCGCCGCACACCGCTGCTGGAGGCCGCGGCGGCCGCCGCGCTGGCGGTCTGCCTCGACGAGCGCGCCGAGCCCGGCGGCGAGTGGGCCGAGCCGGTGCACGCGTGGCTGGACAACCGGATCCGCAAGGTCGCGCGGCGGGCGCGGGGCGCGCACTGGGCGGCCGTCCAGGACCTGCCGGGCATCACCGTCGAGATCGACGGTGCCGAGGCCCGGGCCCTGGTCCCGGGCTTGGTCGCCGAGGCGCCCAAGGAGGTCTCACGGCTGCAGATCTCGGGCAGCGAGCTGCCGCCGGACGAGCCGGGCCCGATCCCGGACGGCGTCCCGCTGCTCCTGCTCAACCCGCACGCGCCGATGACCGTCGGCAAGGCCGCCGCCCAGGTCGGGCACGCCACGATGATCCTCGCGGCGCTGCTGGACGACGCCGCGCTGTCGCGGTGGGCCGCACAGGGCTACCGGAGCGCCGTGCGCACGGCGAGCGTCGCGCGGTGGAAGGAACTGCACCCCGGGGACGACCCCGAGGGCGCGTGGCGGCGCGACCGCGTCGTCGCCGTCCGGGACGCCGGGTTCACCGAGGTCGATCCGGGCACCATCACGGTTCTTGCCCAGTGGGAGCCGGAACAAGCGCTTTCCTGA
- a CDS encoding alkaline phosphatase family protein — MQPPSLADVPHLGQVVPSLLAALGVPGCGNTLTLPEARSAAVLLLDGLGWELLAEHAADAPVLAELAQESLRVGFPSTTAAGVAAIGTGLASGEHGMVGYTFEMPGTGVLNALRWCSHEDGSDLRGALPPREVQPLQTTFERAAAAGIDAAVVSSAKFRDTALTLATQGGARYAGVHALGDLAARTLSALEGRAFCYAYHSELDLLGHVYGPGSVAWRMQLRQLDRLVESLVDGLPAGALLAVVADHGMVTVDDKLDLEDVPELLAGVRTFGGEVRARHVYTEPGAAADVLAAWRAVLGERAWVRSREEAVAEGWFGHTVSDRVLPRIGDVVAAARGRFGMVRGLAEAVETSLIGQHGSLTTAEQLVPLALAQG; from the coding sequence GTGCAGCCGCCCTCGCTCGCCGACGTCCCGCACCTCGGCCAGGTCGTCCCGTCCCTGCTCGCCGCGCTCGGGGTGCCCGGCTGCGGGAACACGCTGACGCTGCCGGAGGCGCGCAGTGCCGCCGTGCTGCTCCTCGACGGGCTCGGCTGGGAGCTGCTCGCCGAGCACGCCGCGGACGCGCCGGTGCTGGCCGAGCTCGCCCAGGAGTCGCTGCGCGTGGGCTTCCCGTCGACGACGGCCGCCGGCGTGGCCGCGATCGGCACCGGGCTCGCGTCCGGTGAGCACGGCATGGTCGGCTACACGTTCGAGATGCCGGGCACCGGTGTGCTCAACGCGTTGCGCTGGTGCAGCCACGAAGACGGCAGTGACCTGCGCGGCGCCCTCCCGCCGCGCGAGGTCCAGCCACTGCAGACGACCTTCGAGCGGGCCGCCGCGGCGGGCATCGACGCGGCCGTCGTGTCGTCCGCCAAGTTCCGCGACACGGCCCTAACCCTGGCCACCCAAGGCGGAGCGCGGTACGCCGGGGTGCACGCGCTGGGCGACCTCGCCGCGCGCACGTTGTCGGCGCTCGAGGGCCGGGCGTTCTGCTACGCCTACCACAGCGAACTCGACCTCCTCGGGCACGTTTACGGGCCCGGCTCGGTCGCGTGGCGGATGCAGCTGCGGCAGCTCGACCGGCTCGTGGAGTCCCTTGTGGACGGTCTGCCGGCCGGTGCCCTGCTCGCGGTGGTGGCCGACCACGGGATGGTCACCGTCGACGACAAGCTCGACCTCGAAGACGTCCCGGAGCTGCTCGCGGGCGTCCGGACGTTCGGCGGTGAGGTGCGGGCCCGGCACGTCTACACCGAGCCGGGCGCGGCCGCGGACGTCCTCGCGGCCTGGCGCGCGGTGCTGGGCGAGCGGGCGTGGGTGCGCTCGCGGGAGGAGGCCGTCGCCGAAGGGTGGTTCGGCCACACGGTCAGCGACCGGGTGCTGCCCCGGATCGGCGACGTCGTCGCGGCGGCCCGGGGACGGTTCGGGATGGTGCGGGGACTCGCCGAGGCCGTCGAGACGTCGCTCATCGGGCAGCACGGCTCGCTCACCACGGCCGAACAGCTGGTGCCGCTGGCGCTCGCGCAGGGGTGA
- a CDS encoding ATP-dependent DNA helicase, with the protein MPARTDFPGVLELLTHAVESVGGAERPGQVEMAQAVGRAIRTGEHLAVQAGTGTGKSLAYLVPAIRHAVEKEATVVVSTATIALQRQLVDRDLPRLAKALKKPLGREPTFAILKGRRNYMCLHRLDSGAPDEPEDAQLFDPFAVSRLGKEVTRLREWASDTETGDRDELVPGVTDQAWRQVSVTAKECLGASRCPIGTDCFAEKARAEAGRADIIVTNHALLAIDALQGYQVLPDHDVVIIDEAHDLVDRVTSVATGELTSAMCASAARRCGKLIDADVADGLLEAGDGLALIVDDLPPGRMDELPRPLKGAIPAIRDAAHACITALGSDRKEDVEGATARKLARSLLDEVHDTAVRLLEAFDDDQAHQRDVVWLSGDKYSSNPRPPALKVAPLGVAGLLRERVFNLHTTVLTSATLTLGGTFDTMARQWGLPPGSARVEKAPGAATDKEAPSDTDSGPKWTGLDVGSPFDHQRNGILYLAKHLPPPGRDGLASSTMDELAELVEAAGGRTLGLFSSMRAAKQAAEEMRERLDFPILCQGEDATSLLVQKFSEDVRTCLFGTLSLWQGVDVPGPSLQLVVVDRIPFPRPDDPVSSARQRAVEARGGNGFLTVAATHAALLLAQGTGRLHRSVTDRGVVAVLDSRLANARYGGFLRASLPPFWPTMDPKVARDALRRLDAAAPA; encoded by the coding sequence GTGCCCGCCCGAACTGATTTCCCCGGCGTCCTCGAGCTCCTCACCCACGCGGTGGAGTCCGTCGGGGGTGCCGAACGCCCAGGGCAGGTCGAGATGGCCCAGGCCGTCGGCCGCGCGATCCGCACCGGCGAGCACCTGGCCGTGCAAGCCGGCACCGGCACCGGCAAGTCCTTGGCCTACCTCGTTCCCGCGATCCGCCACGCCGTCGAGAAGGAGGCCACCGTCGTGGTCTCCACGGCGACGATCGCGCTGCAGCGCCAGCTCGTCGACCGCGACCTCCCGCGCCTGGCGAAGGCGCTGAAGAAGCCGCTGGGCCGCGAACCGACCTTCGCGATCCTCAAGGGCCGCCGCAACTACATGTGCCTGCACCGCCTGGACTCCGGCGCGCCGGACGAGCCGGAGGACGCCCAGCTCTTCGACCCGTTCGCGGTGTCACGGCTGGGCAAGGAGGTCACGCGGCTGCGGGAGTGGGCGTCGGACACCGAAACCGGCGACCGCGACGAGCTCGTCCCGGGGGTCACCGACCAGGCGTGGCGCCAGGTGTCCGTGACGGCGAAGGAATGTCTCGGCGCTTCGCGCTGTCCGATCGGCACGGACTGCTTCGCCGAGAAAGCCCGCGCCGAGGCCGGCCGCGCCGACATCATCGTCACCAACCACGCGCTGCTGGCGATCGACGCCCTGCAGGGCTACCAGGTCCTGCCGGACCACGACGTGGTGATCATCGACGAGGCGCACGACCTCGTCGACCGCGTCACCTCGGTCGCCACCGGCGAGCTGACCAGCGCGATGTGCGCGTCGGCCGCCCGCCGCTGCGGCAAGCTGATCGACGCCGACGTCGCCGACGGCCTGCTGGAAGCGGGTGACGGCCTGGCCCTGATCGTCGACGACCTGCCGCCGGGCCGGATGGACGAGCTGCCGAGGCCGCTGAAGGGCGCGATCCCGGCGATCCGCGACGCCGCGCACGCGTGCATCACCGCGCTGGGCTCCGACCGCAAGGAGGACGTCGAGGGCGCCACCGCGCGCAAGCTGGCGCGCTCGCTGCTCGACGAGGTGCACGACACCGCGGTCCGGCTCCTGGAGGCGTTCGACGACGACCAGGCGCACCAGCGCGACGTCGTCTGGCTCTCCGGCGACAAGTACTCCTCGAACCCGCGGCCGCCGGCGCTGAAGGTGGCGCCGCTGGGCGTCGCCGGGCTGCTGCGCGAGCGCGTCTTCAACCTGCACACCACGGTCCTGACTTCGGCGACGCTGACGCTGGGCGGCACGTTCGACACCATGGCGCGCCAGTGGGGGCTCCCGCCGGGCTCGGCCCGCGTCGAGAAGGCGCCGGGCGCGGCGACGGACAAGGAAGCGCCGTCCGACACCGACTCCGGCCCGAAGTGGACCGGGCTGGACGTCGGCTCGCCGTTCGACCACCAGCGCAACGGCATCCTCTACCTGGCCAAGCACCTGCCGCCGCCGGGCCGCGACGGGCTCGCCTCGTCCACAATGGACGAACTGGCCGAGCTGGTCGAGGCCGCAGGCGGGCGCACACTGGGGCTGTTCTCCTCGATGCGGGCAGCCAAGCAGGCGGCCGAGGAGATGCGCGAGCGGCTCGACTTCCCGATCCTCTGCCAGGGCGAAGACGCGACGTCGCTGCTGGTCCAGAAGTTCTCCGAGGACGTCCGCACGTGCCTGTTCGGCACGCTGTCCCTGTGGCAGGGCGTGGACGTCCCCGGGCCGTCGCTGCAGCTCGTGGTGGTCGACCGGATCCCGTTCCCGCGCCCGGACGACCCGGTGTCCTCGGCGCGGCAGCGTGCGGTGGAAGCCCGCGGCGGCAACGGGTTCCTCACCGTGGCGGCCACGCACGCGGCGCTCCTGCTGGCGCAGGGCACCGGGCGGCTGCACCGGTCGGTCACCGACCGCGGCGTGGTCGCGGTGCTGGATTCGCGACTGGCGAACGCCCGCTACGGCGGATTCCTCCGTGCTTCGCTGCCGCCGTTCTGGCCGACGATGGACCCGAAGGTGGCCCGCGACGCGCTGCGCCGGCTGGACGCAGCCGCGCCCGCGTGA
- a CDS encoding FmdB family zinc ribbon protein: MPTYAYRCRECTETFELLRPMSESGAPAACPEGHRDTVKLLTTVALTGAASGPAVPAGGGGGCCGGGCCG, translated from the coding sequence ATGCCGACCTACGCCTACCGCTGCCGCGAGTGCACCGAGACCTTCGAGCTCCTGCGCCCGATGAGCGAATCCGGCGCGCCGGCGGCCTGCCCGGAAGGCCACCGCGACACCGTCAAGCTGCTCACCACGGTCGCCCTGACCGGGGCCGCGAGCGGACCCGCGGTCCCGGCCGGCGGTGGCGGTGGCTGCTGTGGTGGCGGCTGCTGCGGCTAA
- the ctaD gene encoding aa3-type cytochrome oxidase subunit I: protein MTAVAPKPIATRPYPARESVKGSYLLRLFRTTDHKQIGIMYLVTSFAFFMAGGAMAMLIRTELARPGQQFLSQEQYNQLFTMHGTVMLLLYATPILFGFANFVLPLQIGSPDVAFPRLNAFSYWLYLFGGLIVLSGFLTPGGAADFGWFAYTPLSDAIHSPGVGADLWISGLVVSGLGTILGAVNMVTTVVCLRAPGMTMYRMPIFTWNILVTSILILLAFPILTAALMGLLADRHLGAHVFDPENGGVILWQHLFWFFGHPEVYIVALPFFGIVSEIFPVFSRKPLFGYKSLVWATLAIAALSVAVWAHHMYATGAVLLPFFSFMTFLIAVPTGIKFFNWIGTMWKGQLSFETPMIFSMGFIVTFLFGGLTGIMLAAPAIDFHVSDSYFVVAHFHYVLYGTIVFATFAGIYFWFPKITGRMMDEKLGKWHFWTTFIGFHGTFLVQHWLGAEGMPRRYADYLTSDGFTTLNTISTIGAYILGASTLPFIWNVFKSYRYGEIVTVDDPWGYGNSLEWATSCPPPRHNFTELPRIRSERPAFELHYPHMIERIHNEGEIGFFGKQRVNSHAAPSQVLTEAVIPGDHSGDNASEQGDR from the coding sequence GTGACGGCCGTAGCCCCCAAGCCGATCGCGACGCGCCCGTACCCCGCGCGCGAGTCGGTCAAGGGTTCGTACCTGCTGCGGTTGTTCCGCACGACGGACCACAAGCAGATCGGGATCATGTACCTGGTCACGTCGTTCGCCTTCTTCATGGCGGGCGGCGCGATGGCCATGCTCATCCGCACCGAGCTGGCGCGGCCCGGGCAGCAGTTCCTGTCGCAGGAGCAGTACAACCAGCTGTTCACCATGCACGGCACGGTGATGCTGCTGCTGTACGCGACCCCGATCCTCTTCGGCTTCGCGAACTTCGTGCTCCCGCTGCAGATCGGCTCGCCGGACGTCGCGTTCCCGCGGTTGAACGCGTTCTCGTACTGGCTGTACCTCTTCGGCGGCCTGATCGTGCTGTCCGGCTTCCTGACCCCGGGTGGCGCCGCCGACTTCGGCTGGTTCGCCTACACCCCGCTGTCGGACGCGATCCACTCGCCGGGCGTCGGCGCGGACCTGTGGATCTCCGGCCTGGTGGTCTCCGGTCTCGGCACCATCCTCGGCGCGGTCAACATGGTCACCACCGTGGTCTGCCTGCGCGCGCCCGGCATGACGATGTACCGGATGCCGATCTTCACCTGGAACATCCTGGTGACGTCGATCCTGATCCTGCTCGCCTTCCCGATCCTGACCGCGGCCCTGATGGGCCTGCTGGCGGACCGGCACCTCGGGGCGCACGTGTTCGACCCCGAAAACGGCGGGGTGATCCTCTGGCAGCACCTGTTCTGGTTCTTCGGCCATCCCGAGGTCTACATCGTCGCGCTGCCGTTCTTCGGCATCGTCTCGGAGATCTTCCCGGTCTTCAGCCGCAAGCCGCTGTTCGGCTACAAGAGCCTGGTCTGGGCGACGCTGGCGATCGCGGCCCTCTCGGTCGCGGTGTGGGCGCACCACATGTACGCCACCGGCGCCGTGCTGCTGCCGTTCTTCTCCTTCATGACGTTCCTGATCGCCGTCCCGACCGGCATCAAGTTCTTCAACTGGATCGGCACGATGTGGAAGGGCCAGCTGTCCTTCGAGACGCCGATGATCTTCTCGATGGGCTTCATCGTCACGTTCCTCTTCGGCGGCCTGACCGGCATCATGCTGGCCGCGCCGGCGATCGACTTCCACGTGTCGGACAGCTACTTCGTCGTCGCGCACTTCCACTACGTGCTCTACGGCACGATCGTGTTCGCCACCTTCGCCGGCATCTACTTCTGGTTCCCGAAGATCACCGGCCGGATGATGGACGAGAAGCTCGGCAAGTGGCACTTCTGGACCACGTTCATCGGCTTCCACGGCACGTTCCTCGTCCAGCACTGGCTGGGCGCCGAGGGCATGCCGCGCCGGTACGCGGACTACCTGACCAGTGACGGCTTCACCACGCTGAACACGATCTCCACGATCGGCGCGTACATCCTCGGTGCCTCGACGCTGCCGTTCATCTGGAACGTCTTCAAGAGCTACCGGTACGGCGAGATCGTCACGGTGGACGACCCGTGGGGCTACGGCAACTCCCTCGAGTGGGCAACGTCGTGCCCGCCGCCGCGGCACAACTTCACCGAGCTGCCCCGGATCCGCTCCGAGCGGCCCGCGTTCGAGCTGCACTACCCGCACATGATCGAGCGCATCCACAACGAGGGCGAGATCGGCTTCTTCGGGAAGCAGCGGGTCAACAGCCACGCGGCCCCGTCGCAGGTGCTCACCGAAGCGGTGATCCCGGGAGACCACTCCGGGGACAACGCCAGCGAGCAAGGCGACAGGTAG